One stretch of Armigeres subalbatus isolate Guangzhou_Male chromosome 2, GZ_Asu_2, whole genome shotgun sequence DNA includes these proteins:
- the LOC134218337 gene encoding ADP-ribose pyrophosphatase, mitochondrial: protein MVVFARAISSTPLIMVMIPGIYKHLRCRNNVYPGCDVRRYPVPDESVFWSQPYPDYQPPLYEAPVLKGKEWADLDVGDSNFKVKWNQLDGGVNRVSFVGEYEVRDGFPMNLFGRTGIRGRGLLGRWGPNHAADPVVTKWKIDAGGRIVVNEVSGRQVLQMCAIERHDCGEWAIPGGMVDPGEKVSATLKREFMEEALSSSSDTEEIEQFFNGGKEIYKGYVDDPRNTDNAWMETVAVNFHDEDGSIVGRFNLHAGDDAAKVKWMDVDSGVKLYASHANIIRRVVDANDAHW from the exons ATGGTCGTTTTCGCGCGCGCCATCAGCAGCACTCCCCTAATAATGGTAATGATTCCGGGCATCTACAAGCACCTCCGCTGCCGGAACAATGTGTACCCGGGCTGTGACGTTCGGCGCTATCCGGTGCCGGACGAGAGCGTTTTCTGGTCACAACCGTATCCGGACTACCAACCGCCGCTGTACGAGGCGCCCGTTTTGAAGGGCAAGGAATGGGCCGATCTCGATGTCG gAGACTCAAACTTCAAGGTCAAATGGAATCAGCTGGACGGGGGAGTTAACCGGGTGAGCTTCGTAGGCGAGTATGAGGTGCGTGATGGATTTCCGATGAACTTGTTCGGGAGAACTGGAATAAGGGGTAGAGGGTTGCTCGGACGATGGGGGCCAAACCATGCAGCGGATCCCGTGGTAACCAAGTGGAAGATTGATGCGGGCGGAAGGATAGTGGTTAATGAGGTTTCAGGAAGACAAGTTCTGCAAATGTGTGCCATTGAACGGCACGATTGTGGAGAATGGGCCATTCCCGGGGGAATGGTGGACCCTGGAGAAAAGGTGAGTGCGACCCTTAAAcgggaattcatggaggaggcTCTAAGCAGCAGTAGCGATACGGAAGAGATCGAGCAATTTTTCAACGGCGGAAAGGAGATCTATAAGGGGTATGTGGATGATCCGAGGAACACGGATAATGCGTGGATGGAAACGGTGGCGGTCAACTTCCACGATGAGGATGGGTCCATTGTTGGCAGGTTCAATTTGCATGCCGGTGACGACGCGGCTAAAGTCAAATGGATGGACGTCGATTCTGGGGTGAAACTGTACGCCAGCCATGCCAATATCATTAGGCGGGTGGTTGATGCGAATGATGCCCACTGGTGA